The window CATAGCGACACGAAACATATTCAGGCTATGACGGGTGCTACGATTTCTTCCCGTGCAGTTACTTTGGGTGTCAAAGAGGCTGTCGAAAAAGCAGCACAGTTAGGAGGTAACTGATTATGAGCTTATGGAAAGTATTCAGCAGAGGCGTCATTGAAGAAAACCCATACTTCGTTCTGGCCTTGAGCTTATGTCCTGGTTTGGCTGTTACTACCAGCGTTATCAACGGTTTGACGATGGGCTTGACCGTATGGTTCGTTATTACTTCCAATAACGTTGTGGTATCTATCATTCGTAAGACGATCAATAAAAAAGTACGTGTGCCTGTATATATTACCTGTATTGCCACGATTGTTACCTGTGTGCAATTGTTCCTGCAGGCCTTTGCACCTGATCTGTATAAAGCCCTTGGCGTATATCTCGATTTGGTCGTTGTTTTCGCCATTATTCTTGCCCGTGCAGAATCGATCGCTTCTAAAAACGGTATCGTCGTCTCCTTCCTTGACGGTATGGGCATGGGCGTCGGGTTTACCATCGCCATGTTTATTATTTCCGTTATCCGCGAAATTATCGGCAACGGCACTTTTGCCGGCGTTGAATTATTTGGTCCTGCCTATCAGCCCGCTTTGATCATGGCCTTACCGCCTGGAGCCTTTATGCTTATCGGTTTCCTTATGGCCGGTATCAAGATGTACAACCAGTCCCGTGAAAAAGCAAAACTGCTGAAAGAACTGAAAGGAAGTGAAGGATAATGGGCGCCTATTTTACATTGTTTATCGGTGCAGTACTGATTAACAACTTCGTCTTGACCAAGTTTTTAGGGTTGTGTATTTTCTTCGGCGTATCCAAGAACCTCAACGCTTCTATCGGTATGGGCTTTGCCGTAACTTCTGTCATTACATTGAGCACAATTCTTGCTTGGCTGGTTTATAACTTTATCTTAGTTCCCTTTGATCTGACTTTCTTGCGTACCATCACTTTTGTTGTCTTGATCGCAAGTTTCGTACAGCTTCTGGAAATTATCATCAAAAAGGAATCGCCTACGCTGTATAATATGTGGGGGATTTACCTGATGCTGATTGCGACCAACTGTATCGTATTGTCAGTTCCTGTACTGAGTGTTACGAATAACTATAACTTTATCGAAAATATCGTTTTTGCCGTCGGTTCCGGTATAGGGTTTGCTTTGGCCCTGATTTTAATGGCCAGCGCTCGTGAAAAACTTGACTTTGCAGATGTACCGGATGCCCTTAAAGGGACCCCTATCGCTTTCATCGTAGCCGGTATGTTATCCCTCGCATTTTTGGGCTTCTCAGGCATGTTGTAAGCGTAAAGGAGCTGAACAGATATTATGAATCAAACTTTATTTATTTCGATCATGGCCGTTGTCATCATGGTTGGCGTCGGTATCGTTTTTGGCTTCGTCCTCGCTTTGGCAGATAAGAAATTCGCTATGGAAGAAAATCCGCTTATCGGTGAAGTAAAGGAAGCCTTGCCGCAAGGGCAGTGCGGGGCCTGCGGTTTTGCCGGTTGCGCCAAATACGCGGAAGCTGTAGTCAATGATCCGGATGTCGCGCCCAATCTTTGTGTGCCCGGCAAAGCGGAAGTTGCCGCTATCGTTGCCGAATTGACGGGCAAGGTTGCAGAAGCTTCGGAAGCAAAGTTTGCCCATGTTCGTTGCCGCGGCGGTAACGGCATTGCCAAATTAGCTTATGAATACAAAGGTGTTCATGACTGTGCCGCTGCCAAACAGATTCAGCAGGGGCCCAAATCTTGTAAATTCGGCTGCCTCGGGTTCGGAAACTGC of the Megasphaera vaginalis (ex Bordigoni et al. 2020) genome contains:
- a CDS encoding electron transport complex protein RnfA; its protein translation is MGAYFTLFIGAVLINNFVLTKFLGLCIFFGVSKNLNASIGMGFAVTSVITLSTILAWLVYNFILVPFDLTFLRTITFVVLIASFVQLLEIIIKKESPTLYNMWGIYLMLIATNCIVLSVPVLSVTNNYNFIENIVFAVGSGIGFALALILMASAREKLDFADVPDALKGTPIAFIVAGMLSLAFLGFSGML
- the rsxE gene encoding electron transport complex subunit RsxE; the encoded protein is MSLWKVFSRGVIEENPYFVLALSLCPGLAVTTSVINGLTMGLTVWFVITSNNVVVSIIRKTINKKVRVPVYITCIATIVTCVQLFLQAFAPDLYKALGVYLDLVVVFAIILARAESIASKNGIVVSFLDGMGMGVGFTIAMFIISVIREIIGNGTFAGVELFGPAYQPALIMALPPGAFMLIGFLMAGIKMYNQSREKAKLLKELKGSEG
- the rnfB gene encoding RnfABCDGE type electron transport complex subunit B, with the translated sequence MNQTLFISIMAVVIMVGVGIVFGFVLALADKKFAMEENPLIGEVKEALPQGQCGACGFAGCAKYAEAVVNDPDVAPNLCVPGKAEVAAIVAELTGKVAEASEAKFAHVRCRGGNGIAKLAYEYKGVHDCAAAKQIQQGPKSCKFGCLGFGNCVRSCPFNAMTMGTNGLPLVDKLLCTGCGKCASVCPNHVIELLPVSAKVSVSCSSKDAGAVAKKACSAACIGCGLCVRNCTHEGGVKVVDHLAIVDPEVCRICEEPTCVPKCPTGAIAAYVSAAKSETAEQKIG